In Osmerus mordax isolate fOsmMor3 chromosome 27, fOsmMor3.pri, whole genome shotgun sequence, the sequence gtacggttgtgtgtgtgtgtgtgtgtgtgagagagagggagctcgTCTGGCAGACAGGCACCAGCAGTGTTTTTCCAGTTGAGCAGAGACATtctgctgcagggctgcagggctgcagtctGAGGCCCCTGTGATGCTGAGTTGAGtggtgctgacacacacacacacacacacacacacagacagacagacagacagaaacacacacgcacacgtctaCACATTGGCACACagacccatacacacatacacactcacataccctACAACATACCCTACACACAGATCCTCGCACATTAAACCCACGCGCACGCACGATCGCCGtgccgacgcacacacacacagacacactgcagctgttgtggagagagggagggcgagcgAGCATGAGTTGTACCTGTAGCTGTCTAGGATGAGAATTCACTGTTTAACTCCGCCGaatcgtcacacacacacacacacacataacattgTTTAACACTCTGGATTAAATCTTCTGCCCtgcttcttctccctccctcccccaactctccctccctccctcccctcctccctcctcccctcgtctcctccctccctctccctcctcaggacCAGTTTGATAACCTTGACAAACACACCCAGTGGGGGATCGACTTCCTGGAGCGCTATGCCAAGTTTGTCAAGGAGCGGCTGGAGATCGAACAGACCTACGCCAAGCAGCTCAGGTGAGGCTCCAGAGAAGCGCTCTCTTCCACCGCAGGGCACCCGCTagactcctctcccctccccatacATCCACCCTCCTCCGGGCAGTACCTTCATCTCCTTACCCCCTCCCCTCGTCCCCCTCGCACCTCCCTCAAATaagacacacacccctccctgtctcggATGCCAGGGGGGGTGTTGCCTAGTTACAAGCCCTGTTCCAgaccccatcccctcctctcctcagaatCTCAATGAGCCCGAATCAccgctgctacacacacacacacacacacacacacaccttaacccTGTATCactactgcaacacacacacacacacacacaggagccctGAATCACTGCTgatacacacacctctcagcaaCATACATACCTCCCACGCAGTccctagcaacacacacacaggcctggatGGGGATAAATTGTTCACTAGAACATAGATAACAGTTTCCCTgaacagtgagacagagagacacagtgtgtgtcGACAAGGCGATGACTAACCTTTCAAACTGGGGATGATTTAGTCACCGCGATcctagtctcacacacacacacgaaaacacactcacacacccccgcTGTGGGGAATCATTTACGCTTGATTTCTCACTTTACTTGACTTTATTatatcaaagtgtgtgtgtgggggggggggggtgtcagtggTTGATGATTCAACAGGAAGTTGGTGATtcaacaggaagtggaaggggTCTCCAGTCATACTGTTGTAACGTCCAGGCTTATTTCTGacctacattcacacacacgcatgcgcgcacacacacccctccttcctcttcctcctcctcaccctcctctcctcctcctcccctcctcaggaACCTGGTAAAGAAGTACTGCCCCAAGCGCTCCAAAGACGAGGAACCCAGGTGAGTGTGCGCGTGACTGACCAGGTGGCCCccgagtggccaggctctccgcCGCGTTCCGCTCCGAGTGGGGGTTCCAGAAGGTTTCCGCTTTGCGTTGCAGGTTCTCGTCGTGCGTGTCGTTCTACTCCATCCTGAACGAGCTGAACGACTACGCGGGCCAGCGGGAGGTAGTGGCCGAGGACATGGGCCACAAGGTGTACGGGGAGCTGCTCCGATACAGCCAGGACCTGAAGGCCGAGCGCAAACACGTCAGTCCGCCCACGCAGTatacacacgccacacacacacgcgcgccatgcacatcatatacacacacggtgCATATaccactacacgcacacacacttccaggattTATTTGTGCCTTTCTGAGTCTAATATACATGTATCTGCATgaatctgtgttgtgtgtgtgtgtgtgtgtgtgagcagcaccTGCAGGAGGGCAGAAAGGCCCAGCAGTATCTGGACCAGTGCTGGAAACAGATGGACAACgtaagtagggagggagggggtcgggggggggggggggagggggtcaggggggggagggagagagggagggagggaagtagagCATGGACGGAATAAAGGAGGAAGAgcagtggagggagacagaaggacaagcagggccagggagggagggaaggggagagagagggataaagggagagagagagagggaaggagagagggaggaagggagggataaagggagagagagagagagagatagagagagagagagagagagagagagggaggaagagagggaggaagggagggatggagcgggTGGCACAAGGAGGATTCACTTCCTGCCGagtcctgttctcctcctcccagcagaCGCCCTGTTctgctgggacacacacacacacacatacacacattcgcCCCACACTCTTGTGGAGGGCTGTGGTGTTGCACTGTAAGGTAGCTGTTGTTGGTGATCTAGCGGGGTtcagtgttgtggtgttgtaAAGGGTTTGGTATTCACATTTCTGTGTGACTATTCCCTATGTTCCTGGCTCTGCTAATAGATGCCAGATGTTCtagcaggaaggaaggatgtttctctctccctctccctctctttctgtctctctctccgtctctctccctctctctctctctctctctccctccctctctctgtctctccctctctctctctctctctttctctctctactcatAGTTGAGGTGTCGCTGCCTTGTGAACAGTAGAGGTATTGTTATATCGGTTTCTACCTGCGGTATTCTGTACGCTACACTTCCTgaaaccccctctcctcccccagagtAAGAAGAAGTTTGAGCGCGAGTGCAAGGAGGCGGAGAAGTGCCAGCTGGGCTTCGAGAAGCTGGACAACGACATCAACGCCACCAAATCCGAGGTGGAAAAGGTGAgtaagccccgcccccagcccgCTCCCGGGCCAATGAGGTTCCAGTCATGTAGCAGAGGCCTtcatccagagtgtgtgtgtgtgtgtgtgtgtgcgtgcgctcgcAGGCCAAGTCCCAGCTCTATCTGCGCACCCACATGGCGGACGAGAGCAAGAACGAGTACGCCGCCCAGCTCCAGAACTTCAACGGGGAACAGTGGAAGCACTTCAACTCTGCCATCCCCCTCATCTTCAAGGTGGGCTACTATTGgccgcaaccccccccccccgctgactGCGAGAGGCCGGACAGCTATGCAAATTGTTCTTTGCCCGGAACTTTCTATTTATAACTCTTAGCTTAGTGTCGTAAACGTTTCGCGTTCCACCTGCTCTGGGTGATGTCTGACGTGTGTTCTAATGACCCCTCCTGGGTTGTTCCCGGTTCCCCCGGCGGCAGAACCTGCAGGACATGGACGAGAGGCGCACGGTCAAGCTGGGGGAGACCTACCGGAGCTTCGccgaggtggagaggaaggtcCTGCCCATCATCTCCACCTGCCTGGAGGTCATGGTCTCTGCTGCCAAGGCTGTGGACCACCGCAAggtatgcacacacgcatacacacacacgcacgcatcctAAACGcacaccaaccaaccaaccacccacacacacgctcctctcCCGTGCATCCCAGGACTCGGTCATCGTCGTGGAGTCGTTCAAATCGGGCTTCGAGCCCCCGGGAGACTTCCCCTTCGAGGACTTCAGCCAGAACATCCAGCGCAGCGGCTCCGACAGCACGCTGGGGCCCCCCCGGAGCGGCGGGGAGCAAGGGGGCAAGGGGGACCCCAGACCCTCCCTGGGGAAGGCCAAGAACAAGCTCTGGCTGTTTGGAAAGAAACCCAAGGTGAGGTGACCCCACTctgcccaccccctccccccgctcaacatgctcacttcctgttttggaggGAGTCCTTAGGACTgtggcgagtgtgtgtttgactgcgtGCCTATGACTGTGTGggactgtgtctgtgggctgtgtgtgtctccttaaCTGGCCCTCTCTCGCTGAATCTCTGAGCAACACTTCAGATCATTCCCTGacaccccccttcacccccttcccaggctcccctcccctcgcctcctcctcctccccccgcccagcccggcctcccctctccctcccccctagcTCACTGCCTGTCAGAGATCCGCACAGCCAGGATGCCCTCCttcaggggcctgaggagagtgGTGAGGCTGCATGGCCCcctggtgggggggcgggggggggtgacctctggtgtgaccctgtgtgaccTCTTGTTAGTTTGACTGACACACTGGTAGATTGTAGTTCTAGTGGGACCTGTGTGTGATTCTCCGGGGTGAGCTCTTGGTAGTTTTATTCTAACCACCTCAGAGGTGAAATGACAGTTTCCGGAAACTGAGTTGGTGTTAGTGGAgaggtttgggggggggttgctgtggtgtgtgtgtgtgggggggggggtgcgttcATGCATGCATTACAGTCAGTCACGTGACCAAGTCCTAGGGTCATGTGTCCgtgctggtgtggtgtgtgctgttgcCATGGTAGCTTGCCACAGATGGTCACACGTTAACCACCTGTATGTTGGTCTCCTCCCACACTCACCTGTCTAACTCTCCTCCCAGTGGTCAGTGAAGacggtaagagtgtgtgtgtgtgtgtgtgtgtgtgtgtgtgtaacccagtCCTCATCTCGTCCTACTCCACCTTAAACCAGATTCACTTTAGTCCTGAACCAGCATCACTCCAGTCCTACTCCACCCTACTGTAGGTTTATTTCAGTTTTACACGATTACACTTATTCAGACACCAGTCCTCTTCTTATTCCTGTCATCTTCCAGTCTTATTCCAGTCAGACACAAGTCTTGTTCCAGTCTTATTCCAGTCTTATTCCAGTCTCATTCCAGTATTCCATTCAGACACCAGTCTTATTCCAGTCAGACACCAGTCTTATTCCAGTCTTATTCCGGTCTTATTCCAGTCAGACACCAGTCTTATTCCGGTCTTATTCCAGTCAGACACCAGTCTTATTCCGGTCTTATTCCAGTCTTATTCCGGTTTTATTCCAGTCAGACACCAGTCTTATTCCAGTCAGACACCAGTCGTATTCCAGTCAGACACCAGTCGTATTCCAGTCAGACACCAGTCTTATTCCAGTCTTATTCCAGTTAGACACCAGTCTTATTCCAGTCTTATTCCAGTCAGACACCAGTCTTATTCCAGTCAGACACCAGTGTTATTCCAGTTAGACACCAGTCTTACTCCAGTCTTATTCCGGTCTTATTCCAGTCAGACACCAGTCTTATTCCAGTCAGACACCAGTCTTATTCCAGTCAGACACCAGTCTTATTCCAGTCTTATTCCAGTCTTATTCCGGTCTTATTCCAGTCAGACACCAGTCTTATTCCAGTCTTATTCCAGTCAGACACCAGTCAGACACCAGTCTTATTCCAGTCTTATTCCAGTCAGACACCAGTTTTATTACAGTCTTATTCCAGTCAGACACAAGTCTTATTCCAGTCTTATTCCAGTCAGACACCAGTTTTATTACAGTCTTATTCCAGTCAGACACAAGTCTTATTCCAGTCTTACACCAGTCTTATTCCAGTCGTGCTCCAGCATCACTaacagccccccgccccccaggccccctccctggaggacttctctcacctccccccggagcagaggaggaagaggctgcAGCACCGCATCGACGAGCTGAGCAGAGACCTGCAGAAGGAGCTGGACCAGAGGTAACCAAGGAAACCACCACCCCTGACCCCCAACCTCGACACAGGGCGGTAGTGAGGAGTTGACtttgtcccctgtgtgtgtgtgtgtgtgtgtgtatcagggacGCCCTGAACAAGATGAAAGATGTGTATGAGAAGAACCCTCAGATGGGAGACCCCATCAGCCTGCAACCCAAGATCTCTGAGACCATGTGCACCATGGAGAGACTCCGCTCCGAGATCCACAAGAACGAGGTGAGGAGAGTGGAgctgtaggagagggggaggggagaggggagatatCGACGGGGGTGGTAAGggaatgagggggaggaggagattagGACGTATAGACAGAGAAGGAAGTGTCCTATCCCTGGTTCACCATACAGCTCCCTCTGGTGGACATTTGTCTAAACTGCCATGctgtctgctcccccccccccccccccttccagacCTGGCTGtcggaggtggaggggaagaaCAGTAGCCGAGGAGACAGGCGACCCAGCACcgacccccaccctgcccccgcaGGCCGggagaggtaacacacacacaccctcacaaacagacacaccctcacacacatatacatgctcACGACACTAAACGGTTACTTAATTACCCCCACCACCAACAGCCCCGAGGGCAGCTACACCGACGACACCACCCAGGAGCTGCGGGGCccgccccaccccagcccccgccAGCCCGACCTCCCGCACGCCGACGTCCACGAGTTTGACGACGAGTTTGACGACGACGAC encodes:
- the fnbp1l gene encoding formin-binding protein 1-like isoform X2, translating into MSWGTELWDQFDNLDKHTQWGIDFLERYAKFVKERLEIEQTYAKQLRNLVKKYCPKRSKDEEPRFSSCVSFYSILNELNDYAGQREVVAEDMGHKVYGELLRYSQDLKAERKHHLQEGRKAQQYLDQCWKQMDNSKKKFERECKEAEKCQLGFEKLDNDINATKSEVEKAKSQLYLRTHMADESKNEYAAQLQNFNGEQWKHFNSAIPLIFKNLQDMDERRTVKLGETYRSFAEVERKVLPIISTCLEVMVSAAKAVDHRKDSVIVVESFKSGFEPPGDFPFEDFSQNIQRSGSDSTLGPPRSGGEQGGKGDPRPSLGKAKNKLWLFGKKPKAPSLEDFSHLPPEQRRKRLQHRIDELSRDLQKELDQRDALNKMKDVYEKNPQMGDPISLQPKISETMCTMERLRSEIHKNETWLSEVEGKNSSRGDRRPSTDPHPAPAGRESPEGSYTDDTTQELRGPPHPSPRQPDLPHADVHEFDDEFDDDDPLPVIGHCKALYSFDGQNEGTLVMLEDEVLYIIEEDKGDGWTRARRQGGEEGYVPTSYLEITMEKNSKGS
- the fnbp1l gene encoding formin-binding protein 1-like isoform X3 — its product is MSWGTELWDQFDNLDKHTQWGIDFLERYAKFVKERLEIEQTYAKQLRNLVKKYCPKRSKDEEPRFSSCVSFYSILNELNDYAGQREVVAEDMGHKVYGELLRYSQDLKAERKHHLQEGRKAQQYLDQCWKQMDNSKKKFERECKEAEKCQLGFEKLDNDINATKSEVEKAKSQLYLRTHMADESKNEYAAQLQNFNGEQWKHFNSAIPLIFKNLQDMDERRTVKLGETYRSFAEVERKVLPIISTCLEVMVSAAKAVDHRKDSVIVVESFKSGFEPPGDFPFEDFSQNIQRSGSDSTLGPPRSGGEQGGKGDPRPSLGKAKNKLWLFGKKPKAPLPSPPPPPPAQPGLPSPSPLAHCLSEIRTARMPSFRGLRRVWSVKTAPSLEDFSHLPPEQRRKRLQHRIDELSRDLQKELDQRDALNKMKDVYEKNPQMGDPISLQPKISETMCTMERLRSEIHKNETWLSEVEGKNSSRGDRRPSTDPHPAPAGRESPEGSYTDDTTQELRGPPHPSPRQPDLPHADVHEFDDEFDDDDPLPVIGHCKALYSFDGQNEGTLVMLEDEVLYIIEEDKGDGWTRARRQGGEEGYVPTSYLEITMEKNSKGAVTYI
- the fnbp1l gene encoding formin-binding protein 1-like isoform X1, which produces MSWGTELWDQFDNLDKHTQWGIDFLERYAKFVKERLEIEQTYAKQLRNLVKKYCPKRSKDEEPRFSSCVSFYSILNELNDYAGQREVVAEDMGHKVYGELLRYSQDLKAERKHHLQEGRKAQQYLDQCWKQMDNSKKKFERECKEAEKCQLGFEKLDNDINATKSEVEKAKSQLYLRTHMADESKNEYAAQLQNFNGEQWKHFNSAIPLIFKNLQDMDERRTVKLGETYRSFAEVERKVLPIISTCLEVMVSAAKAVDHRKDSVIVVESFKSGFEPPGDFPFEDFSQNIQRSGSDSTLGPPRSGGEQGGKGDPRPSLGKAKNKLWLFGKKPKAPSLEDFSHLPPEQRRKRLQHRIDELSRDLQKELDQRDALNKMKDVYEKNPQMGDPISLQPKISETMCTMERLRSEIHKNETWLSEVEGKNSSRGDRRPSTDPHPAPAGRESPEGSYTDDTTQELRGPPHPSPRQPDLPHADVHEFDDEFDDDDPLPVIGHCKALYSFDGQNEGTLVMLEDEVLYIIEEDKGDGWTRARRQGGEEGYVPTSYLEITMEKNSKGAVTYI